Proteins from one Sphingobium herbicidovorans genomic window:
- a CDS encoding YdeI/OmpD-associated family protein: MSDAFSHGTVHQAGEDLQAALRAEPQVLALWEGLTPLGRNEFICWIEDAKQAKTRARRIERTLEELLEGKKRPCCWAGCIHRTDKTPGKWQQAVLIDKQKKS, translated from the coding sequence ATGTCGGACGCATTCTCTCATGGCACGGTGCATCAGGCGGGGGAGGATTTGCAGGCGGCTTTGCGGGCGGAGCCGCAGGTTTTGGCGCTTTGGGAGGGCCTGACGCCGCTTGGCCGGAATGAGTTTATCTGTTGGATCGAGGATGCCAAGCAGGCGAAGACGCGGGCGCGGCGGATCGAGCGGACGCTGGAGGAATTGCTGGAAGGCAAGAAGCGGCCCTGCTGTTGGGCGGGATGCATTCACCGCACCGACAAGACTCCGGGCAAGTGGCAGCAGGCTGTGTTGATCGACAAGCAGAAGAAGAGTTAG
- a CDS encoding metallophosphoesterase → MLIAQVTDIHLGFDPGNPAELNRQRLDQVLRALIDGPNRPDLLLATGDITDHGDGDSYRALAEAFAQCPFPVWPAMGNHDDRANFAAHFPHVPQDGGFVHYVVPLPGRRIIVLDTLEPGRHGGAFCEARAAWLTARLDEDATIPTLIVMHHPPVEVGIDWMNTHPDEPWVQRFSAAIANRPNITALVCGHLHRTITAPWKGTTVAICSSTAPQLALDLRPMDPDAPDNRPMIVADAPAYALHRWTDAGLVTHFETAGEPATLAKFDAGMQPLVRMLMAERPG, encoded by the coding sequence ATGCTGATCGCACAGGTCACTGACATTCATCTGGGTTTCGACCCCGGCAACCCTGCGGAACTGAACCGCCAGCGGCTCGACCAGGTCCTGCGCGCCCTGATCGACGGTCCCAACCGCCCTGACCTGCTGCTCGCGACCGGCGACATTACCGACCATGGCGACGGCGACAGCTATCGCGCCCTGGCGGAAGCCTTTGCGCAATGCCCCTTCCCCGTCTGGCCAGCCATGGGCAATCATGACGACCGCGCCAATTTCGCCGCGCACTTCCCCCATGTGCCGCAGGACGGCGGCTTCGTTCATTATGTCGTCCCACTGCCGGGCCGCCGCATCATCGTCCTCGACACGCTGGAGCCGGGCCGCCACGGCGGCGCATTCTGCGAAGCGCGCGCGGCATGGCTGACCGCCCGGCTCGATGAGGATGCGACCATCCCCACCCTCATCGTCATGCACCATCCCCCCGTGGAGGTCGGCATCGACTGGATGAACACCCATCCCGACGAGCCGTGGGTTCAGCGTTTCAGCGCCGCCATAGCAAACCGCCCAAACATCACCGCCCTCGTCTGCGGCCACCTCCACCGCACCATCACCGCGCCGTGGAAAGGCACGACCGTCGCCATCTGCTCCTCCACCGCGCCGCAACTCGCCCTCGACCTGCGCCCGATGGACCCGGACGCCCCCGACAACCGCCCCATGATAGTCGCCGACGCCCCCGCCTACGCCCTCCACCGCTGGACGGACGCTGGCCTCGTCACCCATTTCGAGACGGCGGGCGAGCCCGCGACGCTGGCGAAGTTCGATGCAGGCATGCAACCGCTGGTGCGGATGTTGATGGCGGAACGGCCGGGCTAA
- a CDS encoding cytochrome c3 family protein — protein MSFQIRQISLTADGREIVRSATLAKPQLSLGRASENDIHLPDLALEPDHARIEQVDDRTIRVRATGTLGFDLEGRTTRDAEIDIAKGAELRLGGHRLTVSRDDDGAAVLTIRRVDAVSDASEEKEEAKVFSLRGYLPGKRLTAWGLALAILIGFLAIPIYSYASRPATDTRNIHSVKGDGAWSSGPLSQAHHALKDKCETCHEKAFVSVRDTACQTCHTSVHDHAPAARIAMARAEPGMGGKFLNLVATTFGKPPQGACVDCHSEHEGAGPMQPTPQAFCTDCHGSLKDRLRDTKLANASDFGTAHPQFTALVQYNPGKQPSFTRASLDARPMDDSGLKFPHDIHLSKTGGVARMARTLKAQNGYGDALACKDCHRPTADGVRFLPVDMERDCQSCHSLAFETIGGTVRTLRHGQPEQVIADLRAYYRSTGPAQPIALGGMARRRPGDYAQGRIYHAYFGAAAARPSRADDAIRAVFSKGGACYDCHTVTNDGARWQVTPVKQSMRYMMNGWFDHKAHATETCESCHAAPKSHDARQLLLPGIDSCRTCHGGEQSKADVPSGCAMCHSYHIGDGAPWTPTDRAVRKDQADRQRRTGRDG, from the coding sequence ATGAGCTTCCAAATCCGCCAGATCAGCCTGACCGCCGATGGCCGCGAAATCGTCCGCAGCGCCACGCTCGCCAAGCCGCAACTCTCGCTGGGCCGCGCGTCCGAAAACGACATTCACCTGCCCGACCTCGCGCTGGAGCCGGACCACGCCCGCATCGAGCAGGTCGATGATCGCACCATCCGCGTGCGCGCCACCGGCACGCTCGGCTTCGATCTGGAAGGCCGCACGACGCGCGATGCGGAAATCGACATCGCCAAGGGCGCGGAACTGCGCTTGGGCGGCCATCGCCTCACCGTATCACGCGATGACGATGGCGCCGCCGTCCTCACCATCCGCCGGGTCGATGCCGTATCGGACGCGTCCGAGGAAAAGGAGGAGGCAAAGGTCTTTTCCCTGCGCGGCTACCTTCCCGGCAAGCGCCTGACCGCCTGGGGCCTCGCGCTTGCCATATTGATCGGCTTCCTCGCCATCCCGATCTACAGCTACGCCAGCCGTCCCGCCACCGACACGCGCAACATCCACAGCGTGAAGGGGGATGGGGCATGGTCATCCGGCCCGCTGAGCCAGGCCCACCACGCGCTGAAGGACAAGTGCGAGACTTGCCACGAAAAGGCGTTCGTCTCCGTCCGCGACACCGCCTGCCAGACCTGCCACACATCGGTCCACGACCACGCGCCAGCCGCCCGCATCGCCATGGCGCGCGCGGAACCCGGCATGGGCGGCAAGTTCCTGAACCTCGTCGCCACAACCTTCGGCAAGCCGCCGCAGGGCGCGTGCGTCGATTGCCACAGCGAACATGAAGGCGCGGGGCCGATGCAGCCCACGCCTCAGGCCTTCTGCACCGATTGCCACGGCAGCCTAAAGGATCGGCTGAGGGACACGAAGCTCGCGAACGCCAGCGACTTCGGCACGGCCCATCCGCAATTTACGGCGCTGGTCCAGTATAATCCCGGCAAGCAACCCAGCTTCACCCGCGCCTCGCTCGACGCCAGGCCAATGGACGACAGCGGCCTCAAATTCCCGCACGACATCCATCTGTCAAAAACCGGCGGCGTCGCCCGCATGGCGCGGACGTTGAAGGCGCAGAACGGCTATGGCGACGCGCTCGCCTGCAAGGATTGCCACCGCCCCACCGCTGACGGCGTGCGCTTCCTGCCCGTCGACATGGAGCGCGACTGCCAATCCTGTCACAGCCTGGCCTTTGAAACGATCGGCGGCACCGTCCGCACCCTGCGCCACGGCCAGCCCGAACAGGTGATCGCGGACCTGCGCGCCTATTACCGTTCGACCGGCCCAGCCCAGCCGATCGCGCTTGGCGGCATGGCCCGCCGCCGTCCCGGCGACTATGCGCAGGGCCGCATCTATCACGCCTATTTCGGAGCAGCCGCCGCCCGCCCCTCCCGCGCCGACGACGCCATCCGCGCGGTCTTTTCAAAGGGCGGGGCCTGTTACGATTGCCACACCGTCACCAATGACGGCGCGCGCTGGCAGGTGACGCCGGTGAAACAATCGATGCGCTACATGATGAACGGCTGGTTCGATCATAAGGCGCACGCCACCGAAACGTGCGAAAGCTGCCACGCCGCGCCAAAGTCGCACGATGCGCGCCAGCTGCTGCTGCCCGGCATCGACAGTTGCCGCACCTGCCATGGCGGCGAACAGTCAAAGGCCGACGTGCCCTCCGGCTGCGCCATGTGCCACAGCTATCATATCGGCGACGGCGCGCCATGGACGCCCACGGATCGGGCCGTCAGAAAAGACCAGGCGGACCGGCAACGACGCACCGGCCGCGACGGGTAA
- a CDS encoding cyclic nucleotide-binding domain-containing protein translates to MSAAARAAQLGIPHLLIEKTDHLSDTIFKYQKGKHVMATPSQLVLRSDFDFDAGKRETILNRWNEQAAAQGINVAYNAEVKAITGTGDPIPGSVQKIVERKRDGTTDTKEIQRLAPPYRLTLTDGREIIADAVIMAIGTQGNPNLMRVPGGDLPHVQYQLDDPAEYNDEHIFVVGTGDAGIENAMGLAADEAQGNVVTILNRSTEFASAKPANVKALMAAAEAGRLNIMTESTTAKIEPGFITLDSRDGEVKMKCDRIIARMGSAPPRGFVEGCGIEFTSNDRLAFPKLSPVFESTAPGIFVIGALAGYPLIKHCMNQGYDVVEYINGNRDLKPADEPILAAKFAALPEQRGVAEWLEFLRTNVSILEGLSPLQMREFMLDSEVRAYRAGDVIFEKHDSGSSLFGIAQGQALVEVAPETNVAIDAGSIFGEVGLISGRRRGSTVRAGTDSIMVEVSRTAALKLMSSNPPAKRAITRISTERQLLQMFGSGLTPADLAEVLDSAEIRTVKAGEAILNEGDIGTDIYVIRVGSMIVEKKIGGKNVFLSYLPAGSYVGEMALIAGGPRTATVKATVKSEVIRLNGDAFARLMAAKPALLERARRDMAARQDVNAFIESRKDSFSTVVDMYSETAKFLIDNGIGEATDVLLIDEHLCVGCDNCEKACADSHEGLSRLDREAGRTYAHLHVPTSCRHCEHPHCMADCPPNAIHRGPDGEVFIDETCIGCGNCQRNCPYGVIRMDSVPPKKPSLLNWMFFGAGPGPGEPSKKWSYKNAKPGVEKPKKAIKCDMCSGIDGGPACVRACPTGAAIRVSPEDFLTVARLDREAN, encoded by the coding sequence ATGAGCGCGGCCGCACGCGCGGCGCAGCTGGGGATTCCCCATCTGCTGATCGAAAAGACGGACCATCTGTCCGACACGATCTTCAAATATCAAAAGGGCAAGCATGTGATGGCGACGCCCAGCCAGCTCGTGCTGCGTTCCGACTTCGATTTCGACGCTGGCAAGCGCGAAACGATCCTCAATCGCTGGAACGAGCAGGCCGCCGCACAGGGCATCAACGTCGCCTACAATGCCGAAGTCAAAGCCATCACCGGCACCGGCGACCCCATCCCCGGCAGCGTCCAGAAGATCGTCGAGCGCAAGCGTGACGGGACCACCGACACAAAGGAAATCCAGCGCCTCGCTCCCCCCTACCGGCTCACCCTGACCGATGGGCGGGAGATCATCGCCGACGCCGTCATCATGGCGATCGGCACGCAGGGCAATCCCAACCTGATGCGCGTGCCCGGAGGGGACTTGCCCCATGTCCAGTATCAGCTGGACGACCCCGCCGAATATAATGACGAACATATCTTCGTCGTGGGCACCGGAGACGCGGGCATCGAAAACGCCATGGGCCTCGCCGCCGACGAGGCGCAGGGCAATGTCGTCACCATCCTCAACCGCTCGACCGAGTTCGCCAGCGCGAAACCCGCCAACGTCAAGGCGCTGATGGCAGCCGCCGAAGCAGGCCGCCTCAACATCATGACCGAAAGCACCACGGCAAAGATCGAGCCGGGCTTCATCACGCTCGACAGCCGCGATGGCGAAGTGAAGATGAAGTGCGACCGCATCATCGCCCGCATGGGGTCCGCCCCGCCGCGCGGCTTCGTCGAAGGCTGCGGCATCGAATTTACCAGCAACGACCGCCTCGCCTTCCCGAAACTGTCGCCGGTGTTCGAAAGCACCGCGCCCGGCATCTTCGTCATCGGCGCGCTGGCGGGCTATCCGCTGATCAAGCACTGCATGAACCAGGGCTATGACGTTGTCGAATATATCAACGGCAATCGCGACCTGAAGCCAGCCGACGAACCCATCCTGGCCGCCAAATTCGCCGCCCTGCCCGAACAGCGCGGCGTTGCGGAATGGCTGGAGTTCCTGCGCACCAACGTCTCCATCCTGGAGGGCCTGTCCCCGCTCCAGATGCGCGAATTCATGCTCGACAGCGAAGTGCGCGCCTATCGCGCCGGGGACGTCATCTTCGAAAAGCATGACTCCGGCTCATCCCTGTTCGGCATCGCGCAGGGGCAGGCGCTGGTGGAGGTCGCGCCGGAAACCAACGTCGCCATCGACGCCGGGTCCATCTTCGGCGAAGTCGGCCTCATCTCGGGGCGCCGCCGTGGCTCCACCGTGCGCGCGGGCACGGACTCGATCATGGTGGAAGTGTCGCGCACGGCGGCGCTGAAGCTCATGTCCTCCAACCCGCCCGCCAAGCGCGCCATCACCCGCATCTCGACCGAGCGGCAACTGCTCCAGATGTTCGGTTCAGGGCTGACGCCCGCCGACCTCGCCGAAGTGCTCGACAGCGCCGAAATCAGGACGGTGAAGGCGGGCGAGGCGATCCTGAACGAAGGCGATATTGGCACCGACATCTATGTGATCCGCGTCGGCTCCATGATCGTGGAAAAGAAGATCGGCGGCAAGAACGTCTTTCTCTCCTACCTTCCCGCCGGTTCCTATGTCGGCGAAATGGCGCTGATCGCGGGCGGCCCGCGCACCGCCACGGTCAAGGCGACGGTCAAGTCCGAAGTCATCAGGCTGAACGGCGACGCCTTCGCCCGGCTGATGGCCGCCAAGCCCGCGTTGCTGGAGCGGGCGCGCCGCGACATGGCCGCGCGGCAGGACGTCAACGCCTTCATCGAAAGCCGCAAGGACAGCTTCTCGACCGTCGTCGACATGTATTCGGAGACGGCCAAGTTCCTGATCGACAACGGTATCGGCGAAGCGACCGACGTTCTGCTGATCGACGAGCATCTGTGCGTGGGCTGCGACAATTGCGAAAAGGCGTGCGCGGACAGCCATGAAGGACTGTCCCGCCTCGACCGGGAAGCCGGGCGCACCTACGCCCATCTCCATGTGCCGACCAGCTGTCGCCATTGCGAACATCCCCATTGCATGGCCGACTGCCCGCCCAACGCCATCCATCGCGGCCCGGACGGCGAAGTGTTCATCGACGAAACCTGCATCGGTTGCGGCAATTGCCAGCGCAACTGCCCCTATGGCGTGATCCGCATGGACAGCGTGCCGCCCAAGAAGCCGAGCCTGTTGAACTGGATGTTCTTCGGCGCTGGTCCCGGCCCCGGCGAGCCATCGAAGAAATGGAGCTACAAAAACGCCAAGCCCGGCGTCGAAAAGCCGAAAAAGGCGATCAAGTGCGACATGTGTTCCGGCATTGACGGCGGCCCGGCATGCGTGCGCGCCTGCCCGACCGGCGCGGCGATCCGCGTGTCGCCCGAAGATTTCCTGACCGTCGCCCGCCTCGACCGGGAGGCTAATTGA
- a CDS encoding tetratricopeptide repeat protein: MVTVLGDDVAAKLSVGRVALVGAAALALVSVGYNVWRDRPEKKEASAPFAPAAQQPSDPEAVIRGLQDRVGANPDDAEGWQMLGWAYFENGRHADAVRAYRRAVKLAPDNATFWSSLGEAVVMASERDPMPREAAEAFDRAVKIDPKEPRARYFQAVRKDLAQDHEGAIRDWLALLADTPPGAPWEADLRRTIEQVGKINGIDVKDRLAAVKPAAPHPSMGSPLGGSVATAAIPGPSREQMQAAAQLPKGQQDAMIEGMVSGLEAKLKANPANVDGWIMLMRSRMTLGETAKAQAALEAARKANPGQSARLRDEARVLGVPGA; the protein is encoded by the coding sequence ATGGTGACTGTTTTGGGGGATGATGTGGCGGCGAAGCTGAGCGTGGGACGGGTTGCGCTGGTCGGTGCGGCGGCGCTGGCGCTGGTGTCGGTGGGCTATAATGTCTGGCGCGACCGGCCGGAAAAGAAGGAAGCGTCCGCCCCCTTCGCCCCCGCCGCGCAGCAGCCGTCCGATCCCGAAGCTGTCATCCGTGGCTTGCAGGACCGGGTGGGCGCCAATCCCGACGACGCCGAAGGATGGCAGATGCTGGGTTGGGCCTATTTCGAGAATGGGCGCCATGCCGATGCGGTGCGGGCCTATCGCCGCGCGGTGAAGCTGGCCCCGGACAATGCGACATTCTGGTCATCGCTGGGCGAAGCGGTGGTGATGGCGAGCGAGCGTGACCCGATGCCCAGGGAAGCGGCCGAGGCGTTCGACAGGGCGGTCAAGATCGACCCCAAGGAACCGCGCGCCCGCTATTTCCAGGCGGTGCGCAAGGATCTGGCGCAGGACCATGAAGGCGCGATCCGCGATTGGCTGGCGCTGCTGGCCGACACGCCGCCGGGCGCGCCGTGGGAAGCGGACCTGCGGCGCACGATCGAGCAGGTGGGGAAGATCAACGGCATCGATGTGAAGGACCGGCTGGCCGCGGTAAAGCCCGCCGCGCCGCATCCTTCGATGGGGTCGCCGCTAGGGGGATCGGTCGCGACGGCGGCCATTCCGGGGCCGAGCCGGGAACAGATGCAGGCGGCGGCGCAGCTTCCCAAGGGGCAGCAGGACGCGATGATCGAGGGAATGGTGTCGGGGCTGGAAGCGAAGCTGAAGGCCAATCCGGCCAATGTCGATGGCTGGATCATGCTGATGCGCAGCCGCATGACGCTGGGTGAAACGGCCAAGGCGCAAGCGGCGCTGGAAGCTGCGCGCAAGGCCAATCCGGGGCAGAGCGCAAGGTTGCGGGATGAGGCGCGGGTGTTGGGGGTGCCGGGGGCCTGA
- a CDS encoding metallophosphoesterase family protein, translating into MTATNEPARHEGLTLAAIGDLHVTDTSEHRYRAMFEEISEKADILALCGDLTNFGKTREAEILAEDLRACTIPTVAVLGNHDYECGQPEEVARILHGAGVTVLDDQAVEIKGVGFAGVKGFVGGFGRGELGAFGEKGIKSFVEEAINEARKLENALRSLRTDRCVAVLHYAPVVDTVAGEPPEIYPFLGSSRLAEAIDRFDNVRFAVHGHAHRGAFEGRTPRGVPVYNCAQFVVSEKFDRPYALIAL; encoded by the coding sequence ATGACCGCAACAAATGAACCCGCACGGCATGAAGGGCTGACGCTCGCCGCCATTGGCGACCTGCACGTTACCGATACGTCCGAGCATCGCTACCGCGCGATGTTCGAGGAGATTTCGGAAAAGGCCGACATATTGGCGCTATGCGGCGACCTGACCAATTTCGGCAAGACGCGCGAGGCGGAGATATTGGCCGAAGACTTGCGCGCCTGCACCATTCCCACGGTCGCGGTGCTGGGCAACCATGATTATGAATGCGGCCAGCCCGAGGAGGTCGCGCGCATCCTGCATGGCGCGGGCGTCACGGTGCTGGACGACCAGGCGGTCGAAATCAAAGGCGTCGGCTTTGCCGGGGTGAAGGGCTTTGTCGGCGGGTTCGGCCGTGGCGAACTGGGCGCGTTCGGCGAGAAGGGGATCAAGAGCTTCGTCGAGGAAGCGATCAACGAGGCGCGCAAGCTGGAAAATGCGCTGCGGTCGCTGCGGACGGATCGATGCGTTGCGGTGCTGCATTATGCGCCTGTGGTCGACACGGTCGCAGGGGAGCCGCCAGAGATATACCCCTTCCTGGGTTCATCCCGGCTGGCCGAGGCGATCGACCGGTTCGACAATGTGCGCTTTGCCGTTCATGGCCATGCCCATCGCGGCGCTTTTGAAGGGCGGACGCCGCGCGGCGTGCCGGTCTATAACTGCGCGCAATTCGTCGTGTCGGAAAAATTCGACCGGCCCTATGCGCTGATCGCTCTTTAG
- a CDS encoding ShlB/FhaC/HecB family hemolysin secretion/activation protein, whose product MIFDKALAGLKAAMAAAGLLLTIAPAPVSAQMAGPGEAASAPVIDRERPDRVTPSIAPASPATAPSPPPTVEPVGEPAAAIALTRVHYMGASLPAALLDRAVAPLIGRPLTRETLQAVAKAVGDAYARSDIAFYAVSIPAQVPAGGQLIVRVVEGRVTNYQLAGLSPSMPVRLIDAQMRRVMRDTPLRKSVLQRALALLRDIPGQSVDARVRQSGGEGELVLDLIVKRKQVQIGLLIDNSGVSNVIDGVQAQLSVTANGVLREGDSTKVAGYLPFYPDRYQFYSLAHSTPIGGNGTTLSANIAHMDSRLRNQPIEGEATLAGVTVTHAVIRNNRTNLSVNASLDGIDSSNYFLDVRFGDYRSRAVRLGASWSQSDQRQGHALSAVVSRGVDILGARAFTGFSEKAFTKVNMQAVAIRALSKRVSLKVTAKGQYSADKLPVTERFSLGGRGAGMAFRVGARTAEQALAGSAELSWTPIRAPPLQNSALFAYVDGAVAHGVARPFYRLPAEDLSLASAGGGIRVGIGAKWRLSAEVAVPVKRIDSRDSRKARFFFGIGRAF is encoded by the coding sequence ATGATTTTCGACAAGGCTTTGGCGGGGCTGAAGGCGGCCATGGCGGCGGCGGGGCTGCTGCTGACCATCGCGCCTGCGCCCGTGTCGGCGCAAATGGCGGGACCGGGGGAGGCGGCCTCCGCGCCGGTGATCGACCGCGAGCGTCCCGACCGCGTAACGCCCAGCATCGCGCCCGCTTCCCCGGCGACGGCACCATCACCGCCCCCGACCGTCGAGCCAGTCGGCGAGCCTGCCGCCGCCATCGCGCTGACGCGGGTGCATTATATGGGCGCGTCGCTTCCTGCCGCGCTGCTCGACCGGGCGGTTGCGCCGTTGATCGGCCGCCCGCTGACGCGCGAAACATTGCAGGCCGTCGCCAAGGCGGTGGGTGACGCCTATGCCCGCAGCGACATCGCCTTTTATGCGGTGTCCATCCCCGCGCAGGTCCCGGCGGGTGGGCAGCTGATCGTCCGGGTCGTGGAAGGACGCGTGACGAATTATCAGCTGGCGGGCCTGTCCCCCAGCATGCCCGTGCGCCTGATCGACGCGCAGATGCGGCGGGTGATGCGCGACACGCCGCTGCGCAAGTCGGTGCTGCAACGGGCGCTGGCGCTGTTGCGCGACATTCCGGGGCAGAGCGTCGACGCGCGCGTGCGGCAAAGCGGCGGGGAAGGCGAGCTGGTGCTGGACCTGATCGTCAAGCGCAAGCAGGTGCAGATCGGCCTGCTGATCGACAATAGCGGCGTCAGCAATGTGATTGACGGCGTCCAGGCGCAATTGTCTGTGACGGCCAACGGGGTGCTGCGGGAAGGGGACAGCACGAAAGTCGCGGGCTACCTGCCCTTCTATCCCGACCGCTATCAATTTTATTCGCTGGCCCACAGCACGCCGATTGGCGGCAACGGCACGACGCTGTCGGCCAACATCGCCCATATGGACAGCCGCCTGCGCAATCAGCCGATCGAGGGCGAGGCGACGCTGGCCGGAGTGACGGTCACCCATGCCGTCATCCGTAACAATCGCACCAACCTGTCCGTGAACGCGTCACTCGATGGCATCGATAGCAGCAATTATTTCCTCGATGTGCGCTTTGGCGACTATCGATCGCGCGCGGTGCGGCTGGGCGCGTCATGGTCGCAGTCCGATCAGCGGCAGGGCCATGCGCTGTCGGCGGTGGTGAGCCGAGGTGTCGATATATTGGGCGCGCGCGCCTTTACCGGCTTTTCGGAAAAGGCCTTTACCAAGGTCAACATGCAAGCCGTTGCGATACGCGCGCTGTCGAAGCGCGTGTCGCTGAAAGTGACGGCGAAGGGGCAATATTCGGCAGACAAGCTGCCCGTGACCGAGCGTTTCTCGCTTGGCGGGCGCGGGGCTGGCATGGCGTTCCGGGTCGGCGCGCGCACGGCGGAGCAGGCGCTGGCGGGAAGCGCGGAGCTTAGCTGGACCCCGATACGTGCGCCGCCTCTTCAGAACAGCGCCCTGTTCGCCTATGTCGATGGCGCGGTCGCGCATGGCGTTGCGCGGCCATTTTACCGGCTGCCCGCGGAGGATCTGTCGCTCGCATCGGCAGGTGGCGGCATACGTGTGGGGATTGGCGCCAAATGGCGCCTGAGCGCGGAGGTCGCCGTGCCCGTCAAGCGCATCGACAGTCGCGATTCCCGCAAGGCGCGCTTCTTTTTCGGGATTGGGCGCGCCTTCTGA
- a CDS encoding 2OG-Fe(II) oxygenase — MNNVWEVWPSALTAVECDAIIKRAEFYADQSATVGFEASSRSDEAYRSSLIRWFDPLRERDIVERVMQFVHASNRTNFGIDIVAPYEVQFTEYHGTQQGKYDWHQDVWLESSRPFDRKLSVVVQLSDPEDYEGGAFEFFCVAQPGATFAPRGSLLIFPSFLQHRVLPVTRGLRRSLVTWVEGPRWR; from the coding sequence ATGAACAATGTGTGGGAGGTCTGGCCATCGGCGCTGACCGCCGTGGAATGCGACGCGATCATCAAGCGCGCGGAATTTTACGCTGACCAATCGGCGACGGTCGGATTCGAAGCGAGCAGCCGCAGCGACGAAGCCTATCGCTCGTCCCTTATCCGCTGGTTCGACCCCTTGCGCGAAAGGGACATTGTCGAGCGCGTGATGCAATTCGTCCATGCGTCGAACCGGACCAATTTCGGCATCGACATCGTCGCGCCCTATGAGGTGCAGTTCACCGAATATCACGGGACGCAGCAGGGCAAATATGACTGGCATCAGGATGTATGGCTGGAATCATCGCGCCCGTTCGACCGCAAGCTGTCGGTCGTCGTGCAGCTTTCCGATCCGGAGGATTATGAGGGCGGCGCGTTCGAATTTTTCTGCGTGGCGCAGCCGGGCGCGACCTTCGCTCCGCGTGGCAGCCTGCTGATCTTCCCGTCCTTTCTGCAACATCGCGTGCTGCCGGTGACCAGGGGGTTGCGCAGAAGTCTGGTGACATGGGTGGAAGGCCCGCGCTGGCGGTAG